In Enterobacter sp. 638, a single window of DNA contains:
- the nhaB gene encoding sodium/proton antiporter NhaB, with the protein MEISYGRALWRNFLGQSPDWYKLTLLAFLIINPLVFIFQPFMAGWLLVAEFIFTLAMALKCYPLLPGGLLAIEAVVIGMTSAERVKDELATNLEVLLLLMFMVAGIYFMKQLLLFIFTRLLLSIRSKTVLSLSFCLAAAFLSAFLDALTVVAVVISVAIGFYGIYHRVASSSSDNDLQDDSQLDVNKRDVLEQFRAFLRSLMMHAGVGTALGGVMTMVGEPQNLIIAKAAGWNFTEFFLRVAPVSVPVFICGMLTCFLLERTKTFGYGVQLPGAVRDVLHEFDLKSRSQRTRQEKLALIAQGIIGAWLIFALAFHLAEVGLIGLSVIILATSFTGVTDEHAIGKAFTEALPFTALLAVFFAIVAVIIDQQLFTPIIHFVLQASPDSQLSLFYLFNGLLSSISDNVFVGSVYINEAKTALESGAIGINQFELLAVAINTGTNLPSVATPNGQAAFLFLLTSALAPLIRLSYGRMVWMALPYTVVLTLVGLLCVKFTLIPYTQWLMQIGILAAH; encoded by the coding sequence GTGGAAATTTCTTATGGGCGCGCCCTGTGGCGCAATTTTTTAGGCCAGTCTCCTGACTGGTACAAGCTGACGCTGCTTGCTTTTCTGATTATTAACCCGCTGGTGTTCATCTTTCAGCCGTTTATGGCCGGATGGCTGCTGGTCGCCGAGTTTATCTTTACGCTGGCGATGGCACTGAAGTGTTATCCGCTGCTGCCTGGCGGCCTGCTGGCGATTGAAGCCGTTGTCATCGGCATGACCAGCGCCGAACGGGTGAAAGACGAACTGGCGACCAACCTTGAAGTGCTCTTGCTATTGATGTTTATGGTGGCAGGGATTTACTTCATGAAGCAGTTATTACTCTTCATCTTTACCCGCCTGCTGCTGAGTATTCGCTCCAAAACGGTGCTCTCTCTCTCGTTCTGCCTGGCTGCTGCGTTTCTCTCCGCGTTCCTCGACGCCCTGACCGTGGTGGCTGTGGTGATTAGCGTCGCAATCGGATTTTACGGCATTTACCACCGCGTCGCGTCGTCCAGCAGCGATAACGATCTTCAGGATGACAGCCAGCTCGACGTCAACAAGCGTGACGTTCTGGAACAATTCCGCGCATTCTTGCGCAGCCTGATGATGCATGCAGGTGTGGGGACTGCGCTGGGCGGTGTGATGACGATGGTCGGGGAGCCACAAAACCTGATTATTGCGAAAGCCGCTGGGTGGAATTTCACCGAGTTCTTTTTGCGCGTCGCGCCCGTCAGCGTGCCTGTTTTTATCTGCGGAATGCTGACCTGTTTCCTGCTCGAAAGGACAAAAACCTTCGGCTACGGCGTGCAGCTTCCTGGAGCGGTACGCGATGTGCTGCATGAGTTCGACCTGAAAAGCCGCAGCCAGCGTACCCGTCAGGAAAAGCTGGCCTTAATCGCACAAGGGATTATCGGTGCATGGCTGATCTTCGCTCTGGCATTTCATCTGGCGGAGGTGGGTTTAATCGGCCTGTCGGTGATTATTCTGGCGACGTCCTTTACGGGCGTGACTGATGAGCACGCGATCGGCAAGGCTTTTACCGAAGCGCTGCCCTTCACCGCCCTGCTGGCCGTCTTCTTTGCCATCGTGGCGGTGATTATCGACCAGCAGTTGTTCACGCCCATTATTCACTTCGTGTTGCAGGCCTCGCCAGATTCGCAGCTGTCGCTGTTTTATCTGTTTAATGGTCTGCTGTCGTCGATCTCGGATAACGTGTTTGTCGGTTCGGTGTATATCAACGAAGCGAAGACGGCTCTGGAGAGCGGTGCGATTGGCATCAACCAATTTGAGCTGCTGGCGGTGGCGATTAATACCGGGACTAACCTGCCTTCTGTCGCGACACCGAATGGTCAGGCGGCCTTTTTGTTCCTGTTGACGTCTGCTCTCGCACCACTCATTCGACTTTCCTATGGAAGAATGGTGTGGATGGCGCTGCCTTATACGGTCGTATTAACGCTGGTAGGTTTGCTGTGCGTCAAATTTACCCTCATTCCCTATACGCAATGGCTCATGCAAATAGGTATACTGGCGGCGCATTAA
- the minE gene encoding cell division topological specificity factor MinE, translating into MALLDFFLSRKKSTANIAKERLQIIVAERRRSDAEPHYLPQLRKDILEVICKYVQIDPEMVTVQLEQKDGDISILELNVTLPEAEESRP; encoded by the coding sequence ATGGCATTACTGGACTTTTTTCTCTCGCGGAAAAAAAGCACCGCTAACATCGCAAAAGAGCGACTGCAAATTATCGTCGCGGAACGTCGCCGTAGCGATGCAGAACCGCACTATTTGCCGCAGCTGCGCAAAGACATTCTGGAAGTGATTTGTAAGTACGTGCAGATCGATCCGGAAATGGTCACCGTGCAGCTTGAGCAAAAGGACGGGGATATTTCGATTCTGGAGTTGAACGTCACGCTGCCAGAAGCAGAAGAGTCGCGTCCCTAG
- a CDS encoding YcgN family cysteine cluster protein, giving the protein MSEIPFWQSKTLDEMTDVQWESLCDGCGQCCLHKLMDEDSDEIYFTNVACKQLNIKTCQCRNYERRFEYEPDCIKLTRDNLPTFEWLPHTCAYRLLAEGKGLPTWHPLLTGSKVEMHGERISVRHIAVKESEVQDWEDHILNHPKRA; this is encoded by the coding sequence ATGAGCGAAATCCCTTTCTGGCAAAGCAAAACTCTCGACGAAATGACCGACGTGCAGTGGGAATCGCTGTGTGACGGCTGCGGACAATGCTGCCTGCATAAGCTGATGGATGAGGACTCCGACGAAATCTATTTTACCAACGTCGCGTGCAAGCAGTTGAATATCAAAACCTGCCAGTGCCGTAACTATGAGCGTCGTTTTGAGTACGAGCCTGATTGCATCAAGCTGACGCGCGATAATCTCCCCACGTTTGAATGGTTGCCGCATACCTGCGCATATCGTCTGCTGGCCGAGGGGAAAGGGTTACCGACCTGGCATCCGCTGCTCACCGGTTCAAAAGTGGAGATGCATGGCGAGCGTATTTCGGTTCGACATATAGCGGTGAAAGAATCTGAAGTGCAGGACTGGGAAGATCATATTCTGAATCATCCCAAGCGGGCATAA
- the minD gene encoding septum site-determining protein MinD yields MARIIVVTSGKGGVGKTTSSAAIATGLAQKGKKTVVIDFDIGLRNLDLIMGCERRVVYDFVNVIQGDATLNQAMIKDKRTENLFILPASQTRDKDALTREGVEKVLEELKKMEFDFVVCDSPAGIETGALMALYFADEAIITTNPEVSSVRDSDRILGILASKSRRAENGQEPIKEHLLLTRYNPGRVNKGDMLSMEDVLEILRIKLLGVIPEDQSVLRASNQGEPVILDIMADAGKAYADTVDRLLGEERPFRFIEEEKKGFLKRLFGG; encoded by the coding sequence ATGGCACGCATTATTGTTGTGACTTCGGGTAAAGGAGGCGTTGGCAAGACCACCTCCAGCGCGGCCATCGCTACTGGTTTGGCCCAGAAGGGAAAGAAAACCGTTGTTATCGATTTCGATATCGGCCTGCGTAATCTGGATTTGATTATGGGCTGCGAGCGTCGCGTGGTGTATGACTTCGTCAACGTCATTCAAGGCGACGCCACGTTAAATCAGGCGATGATTAAAGATAAGCGCACCGAGAACCTCTTTATCCTGCCTGCTTCTCAGACGCGTGATAAAGATGCTCTAACTCGCGAAGGCGTTGAAAAAGTCCTCGAAGAATTGAAGAAAATGGAATTCGATTTCGTTGTCTGTGATTCACCAGCAGGTATCGAAACCGGTGCGTTGATGGCGCTCTACTTCGCTGATGAAGCGATCATCACCACTAACCCTGAAGTGTCGTCCGTGCGTGACTCTGACCGAATCCTGGGAATCCTGGCGTCCAAATCCCGCCGTGCGGAAAATGGTCAGGAACCCATCAAAGAACACCTGCTGCTGACCCGTTATAATCCGGGTCGTGTCAACAAAGGTGACATGCTTAGCATGGAAGACGTACTCGAGATCCTGCGTATCAAACTGCTGGGCGTGATTCCGGAAGATCAGTCCGTATTGCGCGCCTCTAACCAGGGTGAGCCTGTGATCCTCGACATCATGGCAGACGCGGGTAAAGCCTACGCTGATACCGTTGACCGTCTGTTGGGAGAAGAACGTCCTTTCCGCTTCATTGAAGAAGAGAAGAAAGGTTTCCTCAAACGCCTGTTCGGAGGATAA
- a CDS encoding fumarylacetoacetate hydrolase family protein, with product MYQHHNWQGALLDYPVSKVVCVGSNYAKHIQEMGSAVPDEPVLFIKPETALCDIRQPLALPQGLGSVHHEVELAVLIGATLRQASEEHVQKAIAGYGIALDLTLRDVQGKMKKAGQPWEKAKGFDNSCPISGFIPTADFKADPQNTSLSLKVNGDIRQQGNTADMIHKILPLIAYMSRYFTLKPGDVILTGTPEGVGPLSSGDELDIEFNGQSVKTRVL from the coding sequence ATGTATCAGCATCATAACTGGCAAGGCGCATTACTGGATTATCCTGTGAGTAAAGTCGTTTGTGTTGGCAGTAATTATGCGAAGCACATTCAGGAAATGGGCAGTGCCGTGCCAGACGAACCGGTTTTGTTTATTAAACCCGAAACCGCGCTGTGTGATATTCGCCAGCCGCTGGCGTTGCCGCAGGGACTGGGGTCGGTTCATCATGAAGTTGAACTGGCCGTGCTGATTGGCGCGACGCTGCGCCAGGCCTCAGAAGAGCATGTGCAGAAAGCGATTGCGGGATACGGCATTGCGCTGGATCTGACGCTTCGCGATGTGCAGGGCAAAATGAAGAAAGCCGGGCAGCCATGGGAAAAGGCCAAAGGATTTGATAATTCTTGCCCGATTTCCGGTTTTATCCCGACGGCTGACTTTAAAGCCGATCCGCAGAATACGTCGCTCAGCTTGAAAGTGAACGGCGATATCCGCCAGCAGGGCAATACAGCCGATATGATCCATAAAATCCTGCCGCTCATCGCCTACATGAGCCGCTACTTCACCCTTAAACCGGGCGATGTCATTCTCACCGGCACGCCGGAAGGGGTCGGTCCGCTTAGCAGTGGCGATGAACTCGACATCGAATTTAACGGCCAGTCTGTTAAAACCCGCGTGCTGTAA
- the fadD gene encoding long-chain-fatty-acid--CoA ligase FadD produces the protein MKKVWLNRYPADVPAEINPDRYQSLVELFENSVTRYADQPAFVNMGEVMTFRKLEERSRAFAAYLQEGLGLKKGDRVALMMPNLLQYPVALFGILRAGMIVVNVNPLYTPRELEHQLNDSGAAAIVIVSNFAHTLEKVVEKTQIRHVILTRMGDQLSTAKGTLVNFVVKYVKRLVPKYHLPDAISFRRALHNGYRMQYVKPDVVPDDLAFLQYTGGTTGVAKGAMLTHRNMLANLEQVNATYGPLLHRGKELVVTALPLYHIFALTMNCLLFIELGGQNLLITNPRDIPGLVKELAKYPFTAMTGVNTLFNALLNNKEFQQLDFSTLHLSAGGGMPVQQAVAERWVKLTGQYLLEGYGLTECAPLVSVNPHDIDYHSGSIGLPVPSTEAKLVDDEDNEVAHGEPGELCVKGPQVMLGYWQRPDATDEIMKDGWLHTGDIAVMDDDGFLRIVDRKKDMILVSGFNVYPNEIEDVVMQHTGVLEVAAVGVSAGSSGETVKIFVVKKESSLTEDELITFCRRQLTGYKVPKLVEFRDELPKSNVGKILRRELRDEARAKVDNKA, from the coding sequence TTGAAGAAGGTTTGGCTAAACCGTTATCCCGCAGATGTTCCTGCGGAGATCAATCCTGACCGTTATCAATCCCTGGTTGAATTATTTGAAAATTCCGTCACGCGCTACGCCGATCAGCCTGCGTTTGTGAACATGGGCGAAGTGATGACCTTCCGCAAACTGGAAGAGCGTAGCCGGGCGTTTGCGGCTTACCTGCAGGAAGGCTTAGGGCTGAAGAAAGGGGATCGCGTCGCGTTGATGATGCCAAACCTGCTTCAGTATCCGGTGGCACTTTTTGGAATTCTGCGTGCGGGCATGATCGTGGTCAACGTCAACCCGCTCTATACGCCACGCGAGCTGGAACACCAGTTGAACGACAGCGGTGCAGCGGCGATTGTCATTGTCTCCAACTTTGCCCACACCCTGGAAAAAGTGGTCGAAAAAACGCAGATCCGCCACGTTATCCTGACGCGCATGGGCGATCAGCTTTCGACGGCCAAAGGCACGCTGGTTAACTTCGTCGTCAAATACGTTAAGCGTCTGGTCCCGAAATACCATCTTCCGGACGCGATCTCTTTCCGCCGCGCGCTGCACAACGGCTACCGTATGCAGTACGTGAAGCCAGACGTGGTGCCAGACGATCTGGCGTTCTTGCAATACACCGGCGGGACGACCGGCGTGGCGAAAGGTGCCATGCTGACGCATCGCAATATGCTGGCCAATCTTGAGCAGGTGAATGCGACCTACGGCCCGCTGCTGCATCGTGGCAAAGAGCTGGTGGTCACGGCATTGCCGCTGTATCACATTTTTGCGCTGACCATGAACTGCCTGCTGTTTATCGAACTGGGCGGACAAAACCTGTTAATCACCAACCCACGTGATATTCCAGGCCTGGTTAAAGAGCTGGCGAAATATCCGTTTACGGCGATGACGGGCGTGAATACGCTCTTTAATGCGCTATTAAATAATAAAGAGTTCCAGCAGCTCGATTTTTCTACCCTTCATCTTTCGGCGGGCGGCGGGATGCCCGTTCAGCAAGCCGTGGCCGAACGCTGGGTTAAACTCACGGGCCAATACCTGCTTGAAGGCTACGGCCTGACGGAATGCGCGCCATTAGTCAGCGTGAATCCGCATGATATTGATTACCACAGCGGAAGCATTGGTCTGCCGGTTCCTTCAACGGAAGCCAAGCTGGTCGATGACGAAGATAACGAAGTTGCGCACGGGGAACCGGGTGAACTGTGCGTCAAAGGTCCTCAGGTGATGCTGGGCTACTGGCAGCGACCTGACGCCACTGATGAAATCATGAAAGACGGCTGGCTGCATACGGGTGATATTGCGGTGATGGATGACGATGGATTCTTACGTATCGTCGATCGTAAGAAAGACATGATTCTCGTCTCCGGCTTCAACGTCTATCCCAACGAAATTGAAGATGTCGTCATGCAGCACACCGGGGTGCTGGAAGTGGCTGCCGTTGGCGTTTCTGCGGGGAGCAGCGGCGAGACGGTGAAGATTTTTGTGGTTAAGAAAGAATCCTCACTGACCGAAGATGAACTCATCACCTTCTGCCGCCGTCAGCTCACAGGATATAAAGTGCCGAAGCTGGTCGAGTTCCGCGATGAACTACCAAAATCGAACGTCGGGAAGATATTACGACGAGAATTACGTGACGAAGCGCGCGCCAAAGTGGACAATAAAGCCTAA
- the rnd gene encoding ribonuclease D — MNYQMITTNDALATLCDVTRDFPAIALDTEFVRTRTYYPQLGLIQMYDGKNVSLIDPLGITDWSPMRELLLNTAITKYLHAGSEDLEVFLNTFGIMPEPLIDTQILAAFSGRPLSWGFAAMVEEYTGIALDKSESRTDWLARPLTERQLDYAAADVFYLLPIAGQLMKEAEAAGWLDAALNECRMTQQRRQETVDPKDAWRDITNAWQLRTRQLACLQLLADWRLRKARERDLAVNFVVREEHLWAVARYMPGSMGELDSIGLSGSEIRFHGKTLLALVAQAQQLPEDQLPEPLLNLMDMPGYRKAFKDIKALVLEVGTEKKVSPELLASRRQINQLLNWHWKLKTQNGLPEMMAGWRGDLMADRLKVLLEGYPR; from the coding sequence TTGAATTACCAGATGATCACAACCAACGACGCACTGGCAACGCTGTGCGATGTCACCCGCGACTTTCCCGCCATCGCTCTGGATACCGAGTTTGTCCGCACGCGGACCTACTATCCGCAGTTAGGTTTGATCCAGATGTACGATGGCAAGAATGTGTCTCTCATCGACCCTCTCGGCATCACCGACTGGTCGCCGATGCGTGAACTGCTGCTCAATACGGCCATCACCAAATATCTGCATGCGGGCAGTGAAGATCTGGAAGTGTTTCTCAACACCTTTGGCATCATGCCGGAACCCTTAATCGATACGCAAATTCTGGCCGCATTCTCGGGCCGCCCGCTCTCATGGGGTTTTGCCGCGATGGTTGAAGAGTACACCGGCATTGCGCTCGACAAGAGCGAGTCGCGCACCGACTGGCTGGCGCGCCCCCTGACTGAACGTCAGCTTGATTATGCTGCCGCCGACGTTTTCTATCTGCTGCCTATCGCCGGTCAGCTGATGAAAGAGGCCGAGGCCGCCGGTTGGCTTGATGCGGCGCTGAATGAGTGCCGCATGACTCAGCAACGCCGTCAGGAAACGGTTGATCCGAAAGATGCCTGGCGCGATATCACCAACGCCTGGCAGCTGCGAACCCGTCAGCTTGCCTGCCTGCAACTGCTGGCCGACTGGCGTCTGCGTAAGGCGCGTGAACGCGATTTGGCCGTGAACTTTGTGGTTCGCGAAGAGCACCTCTGGGCTGTGGCGCGCTATATGCCGGGCAGCATGGGTGAACTGGACAGCATTGGCTTGTCCGGAAGCGAGATCCGTTTCCACGGGAAAACCTTATTGGCGTTGGTCGCGCAAGCGCAACAGCTGCCAGAAGACCAACTGCCTGAGCCGCTGTTAAATCTGATGGATATGCCTGGCTATCGTAAGGCGTTCAAAGATATCAAAGCGCTGGTGCTGGAAGTGGGGACGGAAAAGAAAGTGAGTCCTGAACTGCTGGCGTCACGTCGTCAGATTAACCAACTGCTGAACTGGCACTGGAAGCTGAAAACGCAAAATGGCCTGCCGGAAATGATGGCGGGCTGGCGTGGTGATTTGATGGCCGATCGACTGAAAGTGCTGCTGGAAGGCTATCCGCGTTAA
- a CDS encoding YcgL domain-containing protein, with protein MFCVIYRSAKRDQTYLYVEKRDDFSRVPEELMKGFGTPQLAMLLPLDGRKQLVNADLEKVKTALKDQGYYLQLPPPPENLLKQHLEGEGKN; from the coding sequence ATGTTTTGTGTGATCTATCGAAGTGCTAAACGCGACCAGACCTATCTTTATGTCGAAAAGAGAGATGATTTTTCCCGTGTGCCTGAAGAATTAATGAAAGGGTTCGGCACGCCACAGTTGGCGATGCTGTTGCCGTTGGACGGGCGCAAGCAGCTGGTCAACGCCGATCTGGAAAAAGTCAAAACCGCATTGAAAGATCAGGGTTATTATTTACAGCTTCCGCCACCGCCTGAGAATTTATTAAAACAGCATCTCGAAGGCGAAGGGAAAAATTAA
- a CDS encoding Slp family lipoprotein — protein sequence MAVQKKVVRLIMASAIAVALSGCVTVPDAIKGTSPTPQQDLVRVMNAPELYVGQEARFGGKVVEVINQQGKTRLEIATVPLDSGARPVLGEASRGRIYADVNGFLDPVDFRGQLVTVVGPITGAVQGKIGSTPYKFMTMQANGYKRWRVTQQVMLPPQPIDPWFWGPHPYRYGYGGWGWYNPGPAQVQTIVTE from the coding sequence ATGGCGGTTCAAAAGAAAGTTGTACGTCTGATTATGGCGAGTGCGATTGCCGTCGCGTTGAGTGGTTGTGTGACCGTCCCTGACGCGATCAAAGGAACCAGCCCTACGCCGCAGCAAGATCTGGTGCGAGTGATGAATGCCCCTGAACTGTACGTCGGGCAGGAAGCGCGTTTTGGCGGGAAAGTGGTTGAGGTTATCAATCAGCAGGGCAAAACCCGGCTCGAGATTGCAACGGTTCCGCTGGATAGCGGCGCACGGCCCGTGCTGGGAGAAGCCTCCCGTGGGCGTATTTACGCTGATGTAAATGGTTTCCTCGATCCGGTTGATTTCCGTGGACAGCTGGTCACGGTTGTCGGGCCAATCACTGGCGCGGTTCAAGGCAAAATCGGCAGCACGCCGTATAAATTTATGACGATGCAGGCGAACGGCTATAAACGCTGGCGCGTCACGCAGCAGGTTATGCTGCCGCCGCAGCCGATCGATCCCTGGTTCTGGGGTCCGCATCCCTACCGTTACGGCTACGGTGGATGGGGCTGGTATAACCCAGGTCCGGCGCAGGTACAGACCATCGTTACAGAGTAA
- the tsaB gene encoding tRNA (adenosine(37)-N6)-threonylcarbamoyltransferase complex dimerization subunit type 1 TsaB yields the protein MRILAIDTATEACSAALWDNGNLFAHFEECPREHTQRILPLVKDILNQGNTSLTELDALAFGRGPGSFTGVRIGIGIAQGLALGANLPMIGVSTLATMAQGAFRKTGATRVLAAIDARMGEVYWAEYTRDEQGIWHGEETECVLKPEAVGERLKLLSGDWATVGTGWPAWPDMANESGLTLVDGNMLLPAAEDMLPIACQRFAAGKTVAVEQAEPVYLRNEVAWKKLPGRA from the coding sequence ATGCGAATTCTGGCTATTGATACCGCAACAGAGGCGTGTTCTGCCGCCCTCTGGGATAACGGTAACCTCTTTGCCCATTTTGAAGAGTGCCCCCGGGAACATACCCAACGTATTCTGCCGCTGGTAAAAGACATTTTGAACCAGGGTAACACCTCCTTAACTGAACTTGACGCGCTGGCGTTTGGCCGTGGGCCAGGCAGCTTCACCGGCGTGCGCATCGGCATCGGCATTGCGCAGGGCCTGGCGCTGGGCGCGAATCTTCCGATGATCGGCGTATCAACGCTTGCCACTATGGCGCAAGGCGCTTTCCGAAAAACTGGCGCAACGCGTGTGCTGGCGGCTATTGACGCGCGCATGGGTGAAGTCTACTGGGCGGAATACACCCGCGATGAGCAGGGTATCTGGCACGGTGAAGAGACCGAATGCGTGCTCAAACCAGAAGCCGTTGGCGAGCGGTTGAAACTTCTTTCTGGCGATTGGGCTACTGTGGGAACGGGATGGCCAGCCTGGCCGGACATGGCCAACGAAAGTGGTCTGACGCTGGTCGATGGCAACATGTTGCTGCCGGCGGCAGAAGATATGCTGCCAATCGCATGTCAGCGCTTTGCTGCGGGAAAAACCGTTGCAGTTGAACAGGCTGAGCCAGTTTATTTGCGAAATGAAGTCGCCTGGAAGAAACTTCCAGGCAGAGCGTGA
- the minC gene encoding septum site-determining protein MinC — MSNTPIELKGSSFTLSVVHLHDAKPEVIRQALEDKIAEAPAFLKHAPVVVNVSGLDAPVNWQHLQQAVSSTGLRIVGISGCKDAKLKNEIERAGLPLLNEGKEKTARSAPKEAPTPPPQTQTVTSVTKTRMIDVPVRSGQRIYAPNCDLIVTSHVSAGAELIADGNIHVYGMMRGRALAGASGDRDAQIFCTHLTAELVSIAGEYWLSDKIPAEFYGKAARLLLAENALTVQPLN; from the coding sequence ATGTCAAACACGCCCATCGAGCTTAAAGGCAGTAGCTTCACCTTATCAGTGGTTCATTTGCATGATGCAAAACCCGAGGTTATTCGTCAGGCGTTAGAAGACAAAATCGCAGAGGCCCCTGCTTTTCTGAAACACGCCCCCGTGGTGGTGAACGTCAGTGGTCTGGATGCGCCGGTAAACTGGCAGCATCTTCAGCAGGCGGTTTCATCCACCGGTCTGCGGATTGTGGGCATCAGTGGCTGTAAAGATGCCAAGTTAAAAAATGAAATTGAGCGCGCGGGCCTTCCCCTTCTGAATGAAGGGAAAGAAAAAACGGCGCGTTCAGCGCCAAAAGAAGCTCCAACACCCCCGCCGCAAACGCAAACTGTAACCTCAGTCACAAAAACGCGAATGATTGATGTGCCGGTTCGTTCCGGTCAGCGCATTTATGCACCAAACTGTGATCTGATTGTGACAAGCCACGTTAGCGCTGGCGCAGAGCTTATCGCCGATGGCAATATCCATGTCTACGGCATGATGCGAGGCCGCGCGCTGGCAGGTGCCAGTGGCGATCGGGATGCGCAAATTTTTTGTACCCATCTGACAGCGGAACTGGTTTCCATCGCAGGTGAATATTGGCTGAGCGATAAAATCCCAGCTGAATTTTATGGCAAAGCGGCCCGTCTGTTACTGGCAGAGAACGCTTTGACTGTTCAACCGTTGAATTGA
- the dsbB gene encoding disulfide bond formation protein DsbB, which translates to MLRYLNQCSRGRGAWLLMALTAFALEMVALWFQHVMLLKPCVLCIYERCALFGIMGAGLVGAIAPKSPLRYAGIAIWLYSAWKGIELAWQHTAMQLHPSPFLTCDFAARFPSWLPLDKWLPQVFVASGDCSVRQWEFLTLEMPQWLVGIFVAYFVIALLVLIAQPFKPKQRDLFGRLK; encoded by the coding sequence ATGTTGCGATATTTGAACCAGTGCTCTCGCGGTCGCGGGGCGTGGTTGTTGATGGCCCTGACCGCCTTTGCGCTGGAAATGGTAGCGCTTTGGTTCCAGCATGTGATGTTGCTGAAACCATGTGTGTTATGTATTTACGAACGTTGTGCGCTTTTCGGCATTATGGGTGCAGGGCTTGTCGGTGCAATTGCTCCGAAATCACCGCTACGCTACGCCGGGATCGCTATCTGGTTATACAGTGCCTGGAAAGGCATTGAGCTTGCGTGGCAGCACACTGCAATGCAGCTGCATCCTTCGCCGTTCTTAACCTGTGATTTTGCCGCTCGCTTCCCAAGCTGGCTGCCGCTGGACAAATGGCTGCCGCAGGTATTCGTTGCTTCAGGTGATTGCTCCGTACGTCAGTGGGAATTCCTGACGCTGGAGATGCCGCAGTGGCTGGTGGGTATTTTTGTTGCCTACTTCGTCATAGCGCTGCTGGTGCTGATTGCACAACCGTTCAAGCCGAAACAACGAGACTTGTTCGGTCGTTTGAAATAA